The following proteins are co-located in the Silene latifolia isolate original U9 population chromosome 1, ASM4854445v1, whole genome shotgun sequence genome:
- the LOC141589437 gene encoding uncharacterized protein LOC141589437, translated as MATSSTPSTTSLGKDSWLRSVMDKYILKDDGSNFLEWESNIKSAALSDNVLTYLTDAPPIEPGARASSAVRTAYDDYVRMLNDIKNVLIWSISPKLKPSCISLNAYEIFTRMITMFSQTPKVRQYDAAARFFEAKLERGQKVGPHVLQMVEYVDILERLGCKIPKTLVVDRILHSLPTKFAHFRVHYNMNGMDKSYHEIHALLTQAERDMEASGSEKGDVLTMKLKNMSLGVKKGKGKQKSQFKKSSKKIDKGKGKAVVNGNPKAKSVKLSEAECFHCNGKGHYRRSCPKYLEDLKEGRVTPIGYKGRASTSKR; from the exons atggcaacttcatcaactccatcgactacttcactaggcaaagattcatggctaaggtccgtaatggacaaatatattttaaaagatgacggtagtaactttcttgaatgggaatccaacatcaaaagtgccgcgttgtccgacaatgtgctcacttacttaaccgatgctcctcctatcgagcccggtgcaagagcttcatcggcggtgcggaccgcctatgatgactatgtgaggatgttgaatgatatcaagaatgtgttgatatggtcaatatcgccaaagctcaagccatcatgcatttctttaaatgcttacgagatattcactcgtatgatcactatgttttcacaaacacctaaagtccgtcaatacgatgcggcggcacgcttctttgaagctaagcttgagaggggccaaaaggttggtccccatgtccttcaaatggtcgaatatgttgacatcctagagcgtctagggtgtaagattcctaaaactcttgtggtggatcgtatccttcactcacttcccaccaagtttgcccactttagggtacactacaacatgaatggtatggataagagttaccatgaaattcatgcactcctcacccaagcggagagggatatggaggctagtgggagtgaaaagggagatgttttaaccatgaagttaaagaacatgtctcttggagtcaagaaaggaaaagggaaacaaaagtcccaattcaagaaatcgtcaaagaaaattgacaagggaaaggggaaggccgttgtgaatggcaatcccaaggcaaaaagtgtcaagctctccgaggccgaatgtttccattgtaatgggaaggggcattataggaggagttgtcccaaatacttggaggatctcaaggaagggcgtgtgacgcctattg ggtataagggacgtgcaagcactagcaaaaggtga